CCATCAGCCAGGAGCCGCGAGCGATCATAACGCGCGACGAGCATCCAGCATCCAGCATCCAGTATCCAGTATATCCGGCAGAAGTTTAGAAGATGAGAGGGTAAGAGGGTTAGGCACAACCTGAAACCGGCATCCAGAATCCAGAATCAAGTATCGAGGGGCTTTATGGACTTTGAACTGACCGAAGAACAGAAGATGTTGAAACAGACCGTGGCCAGGTTTGTGGACCAGCAGATCATTCCCCTGGCCCCGGCGATCGATGAGGCCGAGCGGTTTCCCGAGGAGAACTTCAAGGCCATGGGGGACATGGGTCTATTCGGCATGACCATCCCCGAGGCATACGGCGGCAGCGCGACGGACTTTCTCTCGTGTGTCCTGGTCATGGAGGAAATCATGCGGGGATGCGTTTCCACCGGGAACACCTATGGTGCGCACGCCATCCTCTGCACCGAGAACATCTATAGAAACGGCAACGAGGCCCAGCGGCGCAAATATCTCCCCGACCTGATCGCGGGAAAAAAGGTGGGCGCCCTGGCCATTACCGAGCCGGAGGCCGGGTCGGATGCCCTCTCCCTCAAGACCCGGGCCGTCAGGAAGGGGGACCGGTACATCCTCAACGGAACCAAGATGTTCATCACCAACGGCCCCCTGGCCGACGTGGTGGTGGTCTATGCCAAGACCGACCCGGATGCCGGGCAGAAAGGAATATCCGCCTTTATCGTGGAAAAGGGATTCCCCGGGTTTTCCACGGGAAAGACCCTCCATAAGATGGGGGTGCGGGGGTCGCCGACAGGAGAGCTGATCTTTGAAGACTGCGAGGTCCCGGTTGAAAACCTCTTAGGCGAAGAAAACAACGGGATCCGAGTCCTCATGAGCGGGCTGGACCGGGAGCGGATCATCTATTCCATCGCCCCCATAGGGGTGGCCCAGGGGGCATTTGACCTGGCCTTCCGGTATGCCTCGGAGCGGGTTCAGTTCGGGGCGCCCATTGTCAGCTTTCAAATGATTCAGGACATGCTGGCCGACATGGCCGCCAAGATTCAGGCCGGAAGGCTTCTGGCCTACTGGGCCGCAACCATGGCCGATTCGGGAAAACGGGTCCGGCTGGAGGCATCCTATGCCAAGCTCTTCTGCGCAGAGGTGGGGGTGGAGGCCGTGGGCAAGGCCGTGCAGATCTTCGGCGGATATGGGTTCATCCGGGAATTCCCCATCGAGCGGATGTACCGCGACGTGAAAGGGATAGAGTTCGGGGCCGGCACCAATCAGATTCAGAAGCTGATCATTATGGGAGAGCTGATGCGGAAAGGAAATGCCTAAAGTGAGCTAAAGTGTCTAAAGTGAGCTAAAGTGCCTAAAGTGCGTAAAGAGAGCCTCTTGCAACACCAACGGAACCGTCACCCCGGCGAAAGCCTGGGTCCAGAAGCAGTTGAAAAACCTGGATTCCGGCTTTCGCCGGAATGACATTGAAGGATTTATGAAAAAGCCTCAAGTAACCAAAATTTATAGTGTGGAGCGTAAAGGGCCTTGATCTTAAGTTGTGGTTGGGCATTGAGAGATTGACCGGTCAAATCTATTTGCATAACCCGTTTAGAAGAGGGAGGTCATCATTCAGAGATACCCGGGAACTGAAAACGATTCTTCAATAACCAAATTGGTCCTTCTGGTCCTGTCAATTTTCTTTGAAACGCTAAAGCCTTATGTATTAAGTAAATTCAATAAGTTTAGTTCACTTTAGGCATTTTAGGCACTTTAGTCACTTCAGAAGGAGGAAGCCATGGAAGAGAGGATTTGGCACAAGGCCTATGCCCAGGGGGTCCCGCCCAGCCTGGATTATGAAGCGCTCACCCTTCATGATGCGCTGGAGAGGACAGCCAGGCGGTTTCCCCATACGTTTGCCCTGATCATGATGGGGAAAAAGATCACCTACCGGGAATTGAACGACCTGGTAAACCGTTTTGCCGGGGCCCTGGCGGATCTCGGCATACGGAAAGGGGACAAGGTGGCCCTCCTGCTGCCCAACATGCCTCAGGTGGTGATTGCCTCCTATGCGGTATTCCGGCTCGGCGGGGTGGTGGTCATGAACAACCCGCTTTACACCGAGAACGAACTGGCGCACCAGCTGAATGACTCGGATTCCACCATGGCCATATGTCTCGATCTCCTCGTGCCGAGGATGCTCAAGCTCAAAGAGAAGACCGGGATTAAAAGCATCATTTCCTGCCATATCCGCGACTACCTCCCATTCCCCAAGAAGCAGCTCTTTCCCCTTGTCAAGAAGAAGATGCACCGGAATACCGACCCCGGCGAAGGGGTTCTTGATTTTCTGGATCTTGTGAAAAAGTATCCCCCCACGCCCCCGCAGGCGTCCGTTGACTTTGATGACCTTGCCGCCCTCCTTTATACCGGCGGGACCACCGGCGTGTCCAAGGGCGTGATGCTGACCCACCGCAACTGCAGTATCTGTGTTCAGCAGTTGAGGGCATGGATCTTTGATGCGGAGGAGGGGGAGGACAGCATGCTGGGGACCTTCCCTATTTTTCACTCGGCCGGATTTACCACCGGCATGAACACCGCCATCTACAGGGGCCTGACCCTCATCCTGATCCCCCGGCCCGAACCGGCTGCAGTCCTTGAAATGACGCGCAAGTTCCGGCCTGACTGGTTCCCCTGCGTCCCGACCATTTTTGTGGGCGTGCTCAATCATCCGGATTTTCCCAAGACCGACTTCTCTTTTGTAAAGGGATGCGTCTCCGGCGCCGCACCGCTGGCCGTTGAGACCGTCCATCAGTGGGAAAACGCCGTGGGTGCGGGAATTGTGGAGTGCTACGGCTTGACAGAGACCTCTGTTCTCTCCCACGCCAACCCTTGGCGGGGAAAGACCAAGACAGGGAGCGTGGGAGTCCCGGTCCCGGACACGGATTGCCGGATCGTGGATGTTGAGACCGGCGCCAGGGACATGCCGATGGGCGAGTCCGGCGAGGTCCTCCTCAAGGGTCCCCAGGTGACGCAGGGATACTACAAGAACCCGGAGGAGACGCAGCATGCGATCCGGGACGGGTGGCTCTACACCGGGGATATCGGCTATATGGATGATGAAGGCTACCTGTTCATCGTGGACCGGAAAAAAGACATGATCATCGCCGGCGGTTACAACATCTATCCGAGGGACATCGACGAGGTCCTTTACGAGCATCCCAAGATCCAGGAGGCCTGCGCCGTGGGGATTCCCGATCGCTATCGGGGGGAGACCGTAAAGGTCTTTATCGTGCCCAGGGCAGGGGAGACCCTGACAGAGGCGGAGGTGCTCGCCTTCTGCAAGGAGAAGCTTGCCGCATACAAGGTTCCGAAACTGGTGGAATTCATGGATGACCTCCCCAAGAGCACGGTGGGCAAGGTGCTGCGGAGGGAATTGAGGGAAATGGAGATTCAAAAGGCGAAGGAAAATGCGGGCCGGGAGGGGTGATGGAAACATATGATACAGTGGTGATCGGGGCCGGCAACGGCGGCCTGACAGCGGCCGCGCGGCTGGCGAAGAAGGGCCTCAAGGTCCTCCTGCTGGAACGGCACAATATCCCCGGGGGATGCGCCACCAGTTTCTGCAGGGGCCGGTTCGAGTTCGAGGTGGCCCTGCATCAGCTCAGCGGGATGGGGACCCCGGAAAGACCGGGGCCGCTCCGGATGGCGTTAGCGGGTCTGGGGGTCCTGGACGATCTGACCTTTGTGGAGATGAAAGACCTTTTCAGCGTGTCCATGCCGGACGGCTTCCGGTTGACGCTCAAGGCGGACAAGGAAGAGGTGATCTCCCAACTGGAGCAGAGATTCCCCCATGAGAAGACGGCCATTCACCAATTCTTCGATCTGGTCTACGCCTATGCCAATAACATGCTGGCCGCCTTCTTTTTCAAGGACCCGGCCCCGTCCCGTGACAAATACCCGGTTCTCTACAGCCATGCGTTCAAACCGGCCAATGAGGTCCTGGACGAGATTTTTACCGACCCCCTGTTGAAAGGGATACTGTCTGTCTATTGGGGATACCTGGGGCTGCCCCCCAACCACCTCTCCTTTGCCTATCTTGCCATGCTCTTTTTTGTCTACATCGAGTTCAAGCCGTTTCACATCAAGGGCGGTTCCCAGGCACTTTCCAATGCCATCGCCGATCAATTCATTTCCAACGGCGGCACGGCCCGGTTCAACTGCGGGGCAAGGCGCATCCTTGTTGAAAACGGCGCAGTTCAGGGCGTTTTAACCGACGAGGGCGATCGCATTCAGACAAAAACCGTGGTCTCCAATGCGTCGCAGGTCACTACCTATGCCCAGCTCATGGATGCCACAGACATCCCGGGTTCCGTGTTCAGGGAGATGGGGGGGCGGAGTCTCAGTCCATCGGCGTTTACCATGTTCGTCGGTTTTGACTGCGAGCCCGAAGAATTGGGAATCACCGCATCCACCAACTTCCTGGTGGAAGCGTTTGAGTTTGACGACAGGATCTTCAACCGGATGCGGAGCGTGAACATCACGGACGAGACCATGGTCCTGAGTTGTTACGATGTGTCCGATCCTGATTTCTCACCGCCCGGGACCTGCCAGGCCAATATCGTCACCCTGAAATACGGCGAGCCGTGGATGCGCATCCCGCCCACTCAGTATCACGATATCAAATTCCGATGCGCCGAGGCCATGCTCCGCCGGGTGGAGGCTGTTTTCCCGGGTGTACGGGCCCATGTTGAGGAGCTGGAGACGGCCACGCCCCTGACCCACATGCGCTACCTGGGACACCCCGAGGGCGCCATCTACGGGTTCGAACAGTACACCAAGGATTCCATGTTCTTTCAGCCGGGACGTTATGGGCCCATTGAAGGCCTCTATTTTGCCAGCGGCTGGATCGGGGATTGCGGGTTCCAGCCCACTCTGAACGCGGGGTTGTCGGCGGCCAAATCCATCATCCGAAAATTGAATGCAGCATAAGGAGAAACCATGAGCAAGGCGATCTTCGAGGAATTTGACGGCTATCAGGGGATTGCGGATGAGATCACATTCAGCAGGAAGCATGGGACAGACTATACCATCTACCGGGATTCGGTGAATCAGCAGATTAATCTGCTGCATCCCAGCCGCATGACCCTTCGCGTCTCGGACATCATTGATGAGACGCCGTCCACAAAGACACTCAGGTTGGTGTCTCAGGACGGGTACCTGCCTCCCTTCCTGGCCGGGCAGTATATCGCCCTCTTTCTGGATGCAAAAGGGGTGCGCACCAGCCGGCCCTATTCCATATCCTCCCCGCCCAACCAGACCGGCTATTACGATATAACGGTCCGGCGTGTGGAAGCCGGCCGGGTGTCCACCTATCTCCTGGACGAGGTCGGCCGGGGGGACGCTTTGGAGAGTTCAGGCCCTGCGGGTCATTTCTATTTCAATCCCGTGTTTCACGACAGGACCATGGTCTGTCTTGCCGGCGGAAGCGGCATCACCCCGTTCATGAGCATGATCCGTGAGGTGGTTGAATGCGGTTTGGACAGAACCCTCTATCTTTTTCATGGAAGCAAGACCCTCGATGAGGCCATTTTTTATGATGAGTTGTGCGCCGTTTCCAAGCGGTTCGAGAATATCTTCTATGTGCCGGTGATTGAACATCCACCCGAAGGATATGAAGGCGCAAAAGGGCTGATGACCGGGACCCTCATACGGAAGACTCTCGGCGATCCCCGGGAAAAAACATTCTATCTCTGCGGCCCTCAGGGAATGTATGATTTCTGCGTGCCCGAACTGGAAGTCCTCGACATCCCCCTGCGGAAAATCAGAAAGGAGGTCTACGGCCCCCCGGCCCGCATATGGGAGGACCCGGCATGGCCCCGGGAGATTCAGGCCGATGATCACTTCCGTGTCAGGGTGTCCGGGGCAGACGCAATCCATGCCCGGGCCGGAGAACCCCTTCTGACGGCTCTGGAAAATGCCGGGTTAAGGGTCCCCGCTCTCTGCCGATCCGGTGAATGCAGCATGTGCCGCATCAAGATCCTCTCCGGCAAGGTCTTTCAGCCGGCAGGCGTGCCGGTTCGAAAATCAGACCGGCAGTTCCGCTATGTCCATGCGTGCGTTTCCTACCCGCTGGAGGACTTGGAAATATTGGTATAATCAGGCTATCTTTTTTCTTGCAGGGTCTCAGGGCGCGAAGATTTTTTGGTTTGCTGAGTGTCAACTCATGAGGTAAAAACCGAGGTTCTTTGCATAAGGAGGGGGGTTGTAAACTTCGGCATCAATTTGTTTGTTCTCCACCTTTCTGACCACGACCCGACGTTTCACCAGGGACCTTTTCGGATCATCCAGCCGGAACGACAGGTCAATAAACTCACCGATTCGAATTTGATGCCCCGATGTTATTGTAAAACCGATCTCGAGCAGGGAAATCCCTTCGACCCTCATCCGACCATGTGATTTTGAACTGAGTAATACGAATTCGCCGTCCAGCGATACCTTTTTATGATAGGGTTTCGCCCTTTCCGGCGCTTGTTTCTTCATCTCCTGCTCAAGAAGAGGTTGCAGGTTCTGTTCCAAATTTTCAACGGGTTCGTCTCTGGAGACCGCCTTGTCTCTGGCGAGTTTTTCTTCAAGAAAATGAATCAGCCCCCTGGCGTGATCTGTTTTCACGGAATGAACAAAGATGCTGATGGATACTTCAATATCACCTTTGAGCGTATCGAAGGTCTTGAGTATTCTCCATTTGGCCTGCGCGGCGGCTTCTCTGTCCGTCCCTGACAGGAGGACAATGAATTTATCTCCCTCGTATCGAAATATATCGTCCGTGCGCCGGAAGGTTTTTCTTAGAATGTCGGCAAGATGTTTCAGAACTCCATCAGCAGCCTGACGCCCTTTGATTTCATTAATTCGTTTGAATTTATCTATATCAATGATCATTATGGAGGCATCAGGGCCGTATTGTTTCAACATTTTTTCCCTGTTGCCCAGTGCGCGCTCCAGACTGTATCTGTTTTTAAGGCCGGTTAGGGCGTCCAGTGTCGCCATCTTCTGGAGTGCCTGGTTAAAATAGGCCCTCTCAATGGCTATGGCCGCATACTCTGAAATCGACGCCAGCATATTCAACTCTTCGGGCGTGAACGCCTTTCCGTCTATTTTATCGATTAATTCAATGACCCCGAATATTTTATTTTCGCTCTTGAGCTGCGTTGCCATGTAAGACCGGATTTCCAAACCGTCATAGGGGGCCATGCGATTGCTCAGGCGGATGTCTCTTGAAACGTCTTCCACGATTAATGGGCTTCCTGTTTCCATGATATAGCCCACAATCCCTTCTCCTCTGGGAAGTCTCACGCCCTCCAGTTTCTCTTTGTTTGCCCCCGCCGCAACAGTAAAAATCATGTCCCCGCTTTTCGGGTCTTTCAGTAACAGGGACCAGTGCACAGGCTCAAAAATGCACCCGATCTGGAACATGACAATATCCAGCACCTCCTTGATGGTTTTTGCTTTTGCAAGGGGTTTGCCCAGTTCCAAGCCAAGATCGGAGGGAGTGACATTTTCAGTTGTCTGAAGAATCCCGTCCATTCCTACCGGGGGGGCATTATAAAAATATCTGGTATTTGCCCTGGAAAGTTTAAAATTCGTCCAGAGCAGATTTTCGTGGATTTGGTTAGGGGTTGGAAAAACAAACTGGTAAAACTCGGAAATACGTTCCACTTCCCTGTTCATGGCGCTGATGCAGTTAATGATATCAATCTGTTCAAAATCGATGAAATCCTCGACCTCAGGGGCCAGAATCGGGGGGCAGACCATGTCAAAGGATCCGATGCCCTGAGTCCAGCAGACGAAATTCGACAGGGAAGCAATGGATATCAACACCGCCTCTTCTTTGGAAAGATCCTCCGGTTGAAAGCGTTGATGATGGTATTTTACCGCCAGCACAATGGGTTCAGGCAATTTCCAGAGGGAACAGAAAAAGGCGCCTACATCGTCATGTCCAAGCCCAAGGATTTTTCGTTCCTGTTCAACGATGTTGTCCTGAGAACCTGCAATCCCGTGAAGAAATTCTCCGTAATTCCGTTGGCCCTGAAGATCCAGAAATATCTTTCCCACGTCATGCAGAAGCCCCACGATATAGGCTTCTTCAGGGCGTGAGTATTCAATTTTCTTTGCGATTTCCATGGCGAGCACCGCCACGGAAAGGGAATGACGCCAGAAATGGATCCTGTCAAACTCTCTTGATCTGCCTGATGCAAACAATCCCTGAAAAACAGTCATTCCGATAGAGAGTTTTCTGATCTCATCAAACCCCAGAAGGACAACTGCTTCAGGCAGCGCCGTTATCTTTCTTTGAAGACCGTAAATGGCTGAATTTACAACCTCCAATACCCTGGCCGCACAACCGGGATCGGATTCAACCACCCTTGAAATATCCTCGATCAAAGTGGTTTCATCCCTGGACATTTCAAGCAGTTTTGCCGCTACCTGGGGAAAACTGGGCAGTTCCTTCCTGTCAAAGGTGAGGACCTTTCTGATGTCGGATGTAGAAGGAAGGGCTACTTTATCATTCATATCTCGGTGGTGTCCCTGAAAAACGGATAAGCGATAGTGTAAGGTCGATACATCCGTGAATACCCTTGTGACTCCCGGTTGGAAAAAGCAGAAGGGGATCTTTTTCTGTTTGATACCACGAATGAAACGCTTATACCACTATTTTTCAGCAATACCCAGTTTGAACCTGTTCCCCATGAATTAAAGAAATGCAAATTTTCCTTTAATTGTAAATAGATAGATCAATATTCATGGGTGGAGAGGGCGGGAGATGGTTTAGGAACCGTCGCAATAAATAGATTTCTTATTAATTTCAAAGGCTTAACCCTGAACGTCCTTCCGGACTGTTGGGCGCCCCCTTTCCCGGCTCACCAGTTAAACTGAACGTACCACCGCACATCTTTCCAACGCGATTGCCGACACTACTTTGAAATCGAGCGTCTGCACGGCGAAAAGGGGGTTCGCCCGGATCCGGCCATCAGATCCCCCGCCATCCATGTCGCAGGTCCTTAGGCCTGACTGGCCGGGGGGATAAGCGTCGGCGGGGGGGTGGGCCTGGCAATCTCCGGCAGTCCCCGGGTCAGCCAACCCGATCTGGGCGCAGTAACCAGCCCCCAGAAAGAAATCCAGGAAAGACCGAACAGCCAGAAAAACGAAAACGGGATGGCCCACCGCCACCCGAACCATCCGCCATAACGGAGCTGATGGACCACCGCCGGCAATATGGCGGCCGTGAAACAGCCGACACCGATGGCGATGAACGTCATGAACGGGGACAGGACCATCTGGACCATGAGGCCGGCCTTAAAGGCTTCTCCCAGTGCCATACGAAGGATCTGGGCAGCACTGAACAGCCGAACCCACCCACTCCCGCCATGACCGACACGGAAGCGTTTTACCAAAAAAGAAATCATTGCCAGGTTTTCACGTACATTGCTCCGCGCCCACCGGACCAGCATTCGTCGAAGTCCTCCGTAGGTGACCGGAATTTTCGTCAACACCACCGCGTTCCGCTGATATACTACGCGGTATCCGCAGCCCAGAATCAGGTTGGTAAGGGCGCGGTCTTCGCCGATATTGGCCCGTGCCCCCATGAAGGTTTGATTGGCCCAGTCGAACAGATGCGGCTCAATGACCGCCGCCCGATAGGCAGAAAGGGCGCCGGGTGTACAGAACACCCCGCCATAGACGCTCTGACCGCGACGGATAAAATCAAAGGAAGTGGTGAAGGAGA
The Deltaproteobacteria bacterium genome window above contains:
- a CDS encoding HDOD domain-containing protein, giving the protein MNDKVALPSTSDIRKVLTFDRKELPSFPQVAAKLLEMSRDETTLIEDISRVVESDPGCAARVLEVVNSAIYGLQRKITALPEAVVLLGFDEIRKLSIGMTVFQGLFASGRSREFDRIHFWRHSLSVAVLAMEIAKKIEYSRPEEAYIVGLLHDVGKIFLDLQGQRNYGEFLHGIAGSQDNIVEQERKILGLGHDDVGAFFCSLWKLPEPIVLAVKYHHQRFQPEDLSKEEAVLISIASLSNFVCWTQGIGSFDMVCPPILAPEVEDFIDFEQIDIINCISAMNREVERISEFYQFVFPTPNQIHENLLWTNFKLSRANTRYFYNAPPVGMDGILQTTENVTPSDLGLELGKPLAKAKTIKEVLDIVMFQIGCIFEPVHWSLLLKDPKSGDMIFTVAAGANKEKLEGVRLPRGEGIVGYIMETGSPLIVEDVSRDIRLSNRMAPYDGLEIRSYMATQLKSENKIFGVIELIDKIDGKAFTPEELNMLASISEYAAIAIERAYFNQALQKMATLDALTGLKNRYSLERALGNREKMLKQYGPDASIMIIDIDKFKRINEIKGRQAADGVLKHLADILRKTFRRTDDIFRYEGDKFIVLLSGTDREAAAQAKWRILKTFDTLKGDIEVSISIFVHSVKTDHARGLIHFLEEKLARDKAVSRDEPVENLEQNLQPLLEQEMKKQAPERAKPYHKKVSLDGEFVLLSSKSHGRMRVEGISLLEIGFTITSGHQIRIGEFIDLSFRLDDPKRSLVKRRVVVRKVENKQIDAEVYNPPPYAKNLGFYLMS
- a CDS encoding glycosyltransferase, whose translation is MNTFYKFNADAYYPWLLACALASVVGIAGWQLNLSADLKYLSALQILSSKNPLAIVLSLTALFTLGCRIVFACCYHPYLPVNDRDIPFITVIIPAFNEGVQVLHTVRSIMASRYPRNKMEVICVDDGSQDDTWSWMTRANHEFGGRIQLIRNPVNRGKRHALLTAFVQAEGDFLVTIDSDSEVLPDTLSHLVSPLVRDQRVGAVAGNVRVLNLADGAIPKMMDVSFTTSFDFIRRGQSVYGGVFCTPGALSAYRAAVIEPHLFDWANQTFMGARANIGEDRALTNLILGCGYRVVYQRNAVVLTKIPVTYGGLRRMLVRWARSNVRENLAMISFLVKRFRVGHGGSGWVRLFSAAQILRMALGEAFKAGLMVQMVLSPFMTFIAIGVGCFTAAILPAVVHQLRYGGWFGWRWAIPFSFFWLFGLSWISFWGLVTAPRSGWLTRGLPEIARPTPPPTLIPPASQA
- a CDS encoding acyl-CoA dehydrogenase family protein; translation: MDFELTEEQKMLKQTVARFVDQQIIPLAPAIDEAERFPEENFKAMGDMGLFGMTIPEAYGGSATDFLSCVLVMEEIMRGCVSTGNTYGAHAILCTENIYRNGNEAQRRKYLPDLIAGKKVGALAITEPEAGSDALSLKTRAVRKGDRYILNGTKMFITNGPLADVVVVYAKTDPDAGQKGISAFIVEKGFPGFSTGKTLHKMGVRGSPTGELIFEDCEVPVENLLGEENNGIRVLMSGLDRERIIYSIAPIGVAQGAFDLAFRYASERVQFGAPIVSFQMIQDMLADMAAKIQAGRLLAYWAATMADSGKRVRLEASYAKLFCAEVGVEAVGKAVQIFGGYGFIREFPIERMYRDVKGIEFGAGTNQIQKLIIMGELMRKGNA
- a CDS encoding NAD(P)/FAD-dependent oxidoreductase → METYDTVVIGAGNGGLTAAARLAKKGLKVLLLERHNIPGGCATSFCRGRFEFEVALHQLSGMGTPERPGPLRMALAGLGVLDDLTFVEMKDLFSVSMPDGFRLTLKADKEEVISQLEQRFPHEKTAIHQFFDLVYAYANNMLAAFFFKDPAPSRDKYPVLYSHAFKPANEVLDEIFTDPLLKGILSVYWGYLGLPPNHLSFAYLAMLFFVYIEFKPFHIKGGSQALSNAIADQFISNGGTARFNCGARRILVENGAVQGVLTDEGDRIQTKTVVSNASQVTTYAQLMDATDIPGSVFREMGGRSLSPSAFTMFVGFDCEPEELGITASTNFLVEAFEFDDRIFNRMRSVNITDETMVLSCYDVSDPDFSPPGTCQANIVTLKYGEPWMRIPPTQYHDIKFRCAEAMLRRVEAVFPGVRAHVEELETATPLTHMRYLGHPEGAIYGFEQYTKDSMFFQPGRYGPIEGLYFASGWIGDCGFQPTLNAGLSAAKSIIRKLNAA
- a CDS encoding long-chain fatty acid--CoA ligase; translated protein: MEERIWHKAYAQGVPPSLDYEALTLHDALERTARRFPHTFALIMMGKKITYRELNDLVNRFAGALADLGIRKGDKVALLLPNMPQVVIASYAVFRLGGVVVMNNPLYTENELAHQLNDSDSTMAICLDLLVPRMLKLKEKTGIKSIISCHIRDYLPFPKKQLFPLVKKKMHRNTDPGEGVLDFLDLVKKYPPTPPQASVDFDDLAALLYTGGTTGVSKGVMLTHRNCSICVQQLRAWIFDAEEGEDSMLGTFPIFHSAGFTTGMNTAIYRGLTLILIPRPEPAAVLEMTRKFRPDWFPCVPTIFVGVLNHPDFPKTDFSFVKGCVSGAAPLAVETVHQWENAVGAGIVECYGLTETSVLSHANPWRGKTKTGSVGVPVPDTDCRIVDVETGARDMPMGESGEVLLKGPQVTQGYYKNPEETQHAIRDGWLYTGDIGYMDDEGYLFIVDRKKDMIIAGGYNIYPRDIDEVLYEHPKIQEACAVGIPDRYRGETVKVFIVPRAGETLTEAEVLAFCKEKLAAYKVPKLVEFMDDLPKSTVGKVLRRELREMEIQKAKENAGREG
- a CDS encoding 2Fe-2S iron-sulfur cluster binding domain-containing protein gives rise to the protein MSKAIFEEFDGYQGIADEITFSRKHGTDYTIYRDSVNQQINLLHPSRMTLRVSDIIDETPSTKTLRLVSQDGYLPPFLAGQYIALFLDAKGVRTSRPYSISSPPNQTGYYDITVRRVEAGRVSTYLLDEVGRGDALESSGPAGHFYFNPVFHDRTMVCLAGGSGITPFMSMIREVVECGLDRTLYLFHGSKTLDEAIFYDELCAVSKRFENIFYVPVIEHPPEGYEGAKGLMTGTLIRKTLGDPREKTFYLCGPQGMYDFCVPELEVLDIPLRKIRKEVYGPPARIWEDPAWPREIQADDHFRVRVSGADAIHARAGEPLLTALENAGLRVPALCRSGECSMCRIKILSGKVFQPAGVPVRKSDRQFRYVHACVSYPLEDLEILV